The DNA segment CGCCGTCGTGGTTCCTCAGTCGATGGTTGCGGTTCTGGAACCGCAGGTCGTTGCGGTGGTCATACACCCTCCGCGTCCGGCGCGAAAGGCACGTTACGGCCTGAAAGCGCTGCTCGTCCATGTCCGTACAACGTGCAACTACCCCGGATTCCGGCGATGTCTCCGCCCAGGTGTGACAGAAAACGCAGTCATGGCGCTGTAGAAAGTACGGGCCGCCGCGCGGCCCGTGCCGCGCGACGGCCGGGGCCTCTCCTGTGGGGGGTGGCGGCCCCGGCCGTCTCCGCGGTTTAGGGCTCTGACCTGGGGCGATGCACGACATTCGTGACCCACGTGACCAGCGCGTGACCAGTAGGGACCGCGGGTCGCCCTCTCGGCACCGCCGCATCGATGGCGTCCGCGGTCGAGGCCATGAAGGCGGTCGGCATCGACATCTCCGAGGCCGAGCAGAGTCCTGACCATCGAGGCCGTCCAGGCGTAGGACCACGTCATCACCATGGGCTGCGGCCGAAAGGATCGCCGACTGCCCCGCCCGGCACCAGCCCGTCGACGGAACAGGGCGCCCTCCGGTGAAGCGGGCGCGAGGGCACATCCAGGGCACATGAGCCTGAGAAACGACGCCCTCGTCATGTATCCGAAACCGTGGCCGGAGCCGTGGCCCCGCGGGCCTGGGACCTCTCCAGTCGGCGGACCACGACGCCCGGCAGCAGCGACGCGGCGGCGAACAGGGCCGCCAGGCCCAGCCAGCCCGCGGGGCCCTGGGCAAGGACCACGCCGGTGATCAGGAGGGGGCCCGCCATGTCCTGTACCGCGAAACCGAGGCTGAACACGGAGAGGTAGACGTTCCTGCGGTCATCGGGGGCGTAGGTATAGGAAAGTTCCCAGGCCCCGGCCGCCTGCCACAGCTCACCCGCGGTCAGCAGCACGCAGGCAGCCAGCGCGGCGACGACGGTCAGCGACACGGCCGTGTCCCCGGGAGCTGCCAGCACGACGGCGCAGCCGGCGAGGGCCAGCCCGGCTCTGCGTAGCGCCCGGACTCCGGCACGCGGGTCGGTCACCCCCTTGGCGAAGGGTACCTGGAGCAACACGGCGAGCACCGTGTTGACGAAGACGAGTGCCGGGACGAGGGCCTCGGGAGCCCCGTCGCGTCCGGTGACCCACAAGGGCAGCCCCACAGCCAGCAGGGTCATGTGGAGCGTGAGGACGGAGTTGAGCCCGGCCAGCGCCAGGTAGCGCCAGTCACCGACGGCCCGGAACGCGGTGAACGGGTTGCGGAACGTGGCGGCCCCCGCCGGTGCGGGCGTGCGCAGGCGGACCATCAGCAGGGCGGAGACCACGAAGGCCACCGCGTTGCCGATCAGGACACCGCGGTTGACCCAGATGTCGTCGACCAGGAGCAGCGGGGTGGCCGCGAGCGCGCCGAGGGAGAAGCCGACGTTCCGTACGGTGCGCACCACGGCCATCATCCGGGCCCGGTCACCCTCGCCGGCGATGCCCCCGACCAGCGCCTGGGTGAGGGGCCCGGTGGCGTTCTGGGCGACGGCCTGGCAGGACGCGGCGACGGTGAAGGCGACAGGCCCCTGGACGAACGCGAGCGCGGCAAAGCAGATCGCCCGCCACAGCAGGGCGCCGACGAGAACGGTCCGCGCTCCGGCCCGGTCGGCGAGTGCCCCGAGCGGGACTGTGGCGACCAGGCCGACGAACGCGGCGATGCCGAGGCCGACGCCCAGCTGCACGTGGGTGAGTCCGGCCGCGGTGGTGAAGAAAACCGTGGCGCCGGCGAGGAAGAGACCGGTGCCGAAGGAACTCATCAGCGTGGCGAGCGCGAAGAGCCGCCCGGCCGGATTGCCGGGCAGGTAGTCACGGAGGGACGGGCGGGGGATGCGGACGCGCCATCGGCCCGTGCGGGTACGGGGGTCAGTCATGGGTCGCCGCCGGGGCACCGGCTGTGACGGTGATGAGCGAGGCGGCGGTGCGTGCCGTCCGGGCGGCCTCCGTCGGCCCGGTACCGGTGGCGATGACGTATCCGGCACGCTGCCAGGAGCTGGTGGTCGCCACTACGGCGCTCCCCGGGACGGCGGACACCGACACTTCCTCGACGCCGTCCAGTTGCTCGGCCTTGTCCGTGCCGGTGACGGAGTGGACCACCGTGTCCGGTCCCTGCGCGGCAGGCGTCGACAGGAAGGTGATGGCGGCGCCGCGCCGGGCGGTGCGGGCCGGGACCGGGCCCTCACCCGCCATGAGAGCGAGAAGGTCGGCGAGGATGCCGTCACCGCCGTAGGCGAGGTCGATGAGGGAGTGGATACGGTCTCCGGGGAGGCGACCGGCGCACTCGATCAGGTGAGGATGGCCGCGGGTCAGCACCCACTCGGCGTGCAGGATGCCGGTGGCGAAGCCGAGGGCGTCGACCAGGCCGGCCATTGCGGTGCGCAGGGTGTCGTCCGCCTCACCGGGGGGCGCGGGCACGGTGTGGCCGAGTTCGACCGGGTGGCGGCCGGGCAGGACATCCTTGGCGGTGATGTTGAGGAAGCCGATGGTGCCCTGATGGACGAGCGCCTCCACGCTGACCTCGGGCCCGTGAAGCCGCTCCTCGACCAAGTACCGGGCCGCGTCCGGGTAGTTCACACGCAGGCGGGGCTCGTCCGCTGTGACGGTGTGGTGCCAAGCAGCCGCGGCGTCGTCGTCGGGTCCGAGCAGCACCACGCCGAGGCTCGCCTGGCGGTTGGCCGGCTTGAGGACGCATTCGCCACCATGCCGTGCGCGCAGTGCCCGTACGTCCGCGGGGCCGGTGGCCTCGGCGAACGCGGGCTGGGCCAGAGCGTGGGCGGCGGCAGTGCGCCGCAGTTCCCGCTTGTCACGCAGGATCCGTGCCGCTCGGACGCCCCCGCCGGGCAGGCCCCAGGCATCCGCCAGGACGGCGGCGGCGACCACTCCGTACTCGACCGCGGGGAGCACGGCGCGCACCCTTGGCGGGCGGACCACGGTGCGCGCGAGGTCCCCGGCGTTGAGCTCGTCCTGGGTGGGAGCGGCGCGCACCTCGGCGACGCAGCGGTACTGGGACGCCGCCGTGCGGATGTTCCGCGCGTCGATGACGTGGGGCTCCTCCAGGATCAGGACACTCGCCTCGGGCAGCAGACGGTCGAGTTCGGCCATGATGAAGGCGCCGTAGCCAACCAGGACATGCGTGACTCGTTCGGCGGGGTTGCCGGTGACGGTCGTCATCTGACGTCTCCTATCGGGGCCTGGCACCGGAGCGGGTGCGGATGGGTTCGCGGACGTCCCGGCCTGTGCACGTGAGGACGGGAGTTCGGCCTCATTCGACTACCTGGCGCTGTGCGACTGCCCCGACTCATCGGTCCGCCGTCTTCCTGTTCTTCCACACCTCTCGCATGACAATCGTGAAGAATTCGAAGTACGTACGCTGCACATGCAACCCGAATTCCCGCGTGTCGGTGTGCCGTTCACGGAGCCGGTTGATCGGGACATTCATCGCGGCGTGATGCTCGATGTGCAGGTTGTTTCCGTTGGTGAACCACGTCGTCAACCAACTGCCCGTTATCGACCGGGTATTGCGCAACACATCGACGCTGGAGGTGTCGCACAGGACGTGCTCGGGCAGTTCCACCAGGAAGTGCATCGGCATGGCCACGATGAAGGGAAGAAGCCACAGCCGCACGACGAGCGACCCTTCGCCCATGACGCAGGCAGTAGCGAGCAGCGCGATGAAGATGCCGAACCACCGGTACTCGCTAATGATCGCCTTACGGCTCTTCGGTGCGATCTGCCCCATGTCGTACTGCCAGCGGCCTGGCACGCACTGGGCGATGTCACGCGCCACAGCCACGAGGCGCGACACGTCGAACAGCCCCTTGGCCAGGGCGCCCAGCGTCAGCTGCTTGCGGGTGTCGAAGCCGAAGAACTCCGTGTCCTGCGGTGTGCCCAGATAGCGGTGGTGCTGCAGATGACGCACTCGGTAGTGGCTGTACGACACCAGCATCGGCGTGCCCAGCGGCACACCGATAACGCGGTGCATTCGCGAGCTGCGAAACGCTGAATGGTGCAGGCACTGGTGCTGCAGTTCCACCGCATGGGTATACGCCGCGGCCAGTGTCACTACACCGACCGCGGCGACGACGTACGAAGACTGGACGGAAAGCAAAACCCCGGTCGCAACCAATATGACAAGGACGCATATTTTCCCTGTAAATACTGCCTCATCCTTGCCACGAACAGCGGCCCGCTGAAACAGCAATTGCGGAGAAAGCGTGTTTTGAGACATCAGAATCCATACCCCCTGTTAATTCGGTGATCCTGCTTGCGTTGGTTTGGTCAGGGCCGCAGTACGCAGGCCTCTCGGGGCGCCGACCGCCGCAGCCCCTTGCTCAGCAGAGCGGTGAGCATGAGCGACAGCATGGCCATCGCGTTCATCGCCCAGCCCACCGACCGTGCGCCAGCCAGCAGTTGGGCGATGCCGCCGGCCAGCACCGCGCCCAGTCCCTGACCCACCATCAGGCCGGTGCTGGACAGGCCGAACGCCTGGCCGCGCACGTCTTCGCGGGTCTGTCCCACCAGCCGCTCCTGCAAGGGCAGCAACGCCGCGTTGCCGAAGGCGGACAAACCGACCAGTGCCGCCGCGACCGGCACCGGCGGCGACAGCGGGAACACCAGGAACGGCACGGCCAGCAGCGCGCTCAGCGGCACGATCAGCCGGTCGCGCGGGGCCTCCGGCGTGAAGCGTCCGACCAGGATGTCGCCGGCGAGCATGCCGGCCGCGCCGGCTGCGAGCAGGTATCCGGCGTGGTCCCTGGCGTACGGGATGAACAGCGCCTCGCATCCCACAATCAGGCCGCCCGGCACCCACATCATCAGGTAGAGCGGCCGGATGACGGGCGACGTGAGCAGTTCGCGGTTGATGCGACGGCTGCGCTCGACGACCTTCCCCTGGGCACGGGGCGGGCGGTTCGGCAGCCCGAGCCTCGCCGTGACGCCGGCGGTGACGCCGCCCAGCGCCGCGATACCGAACAGCCACGACGGGGACACCACGAGAAGCAGCACGGCGCCCACGCCGTTGCCGATGATCTGCGTGCCGCCGACCGTGACGTTCATCGTGGCCCGCGCCAGTACGAAGGACTCCTTCGGCACGATGTCCGACAACAGCGCGATGACGGCGCCCGACGTGGCCGCCATCGCCGCGTAACCGCCCGCGAGAATCAGGAACCGCATCCACCAGTTCAGACCGGGCAGCGTCTGTAACGCGGCTGTCGTCGTCGAGACGCCCGCCATGAGGACCACCGCGGTGCGTGGACGCAGCAGATCCGAGGAGGCCAACAGGTAGCGTCCGGCGACGAGTTGCACGAGCGGCCCACCGAAGAGCGAGATCGCCGTGAGGAACGGCGACCTCGTCTCGTGGTACATCACGGTGCCGAGCGCCAGGCTGGAGAACACGACACCGGTCATCGCGAACAGACGAGCCACGAACAGGGCCCGGAACTCACGGATCCCGAAGATCTCGCGGTAGGTCATGATGTGACGTGCAACTGCTTGATGCGCGCCCGCCACTCCTCGACCTGCTGCGACACACACTCCGGTGACGTCCCGCCGAGGCTGCGGCGCGAGGTCACCGAGTCCTCCACCCCGAGAACCGCGAACACGTCCGCGTTGATTCGAGCGTCGACCTTCTGCATGTCCTCGAGCGACAACTCGTCCAGGCTGCAGTCGTGTTCGTCCGCCAGCCGCACGAGCCGGCCGGTGATGTGATGGGCCTCCCGGAACGGCATGCCCAGCTCACGCGTCAGCCAGTCGGCCAGGTCGGTCGCCGTCGCGTGGGCAGCGCCGGCCGCGGCCCGCATCTCCTTCACGCGTGCCTTCATGTCGCCGACCATCCCGATCATGGCCTTCAGACAGAGCTCGAAGGTGTCCGCGCCGTCGAACGTCCGCTCCTTGTCTTCCTGCATGTCCTTGGAGAACGTCAGCGGCAGCGCCTTCATGACCGTCAGAAGCCCGAACAGCGAGCCGTGCACGCGGCCGACCTTGCCCCGGACCAGTTCGGCGGCGTCCGGGTTCCGCTTCTGCGGCATGATGGAGGAGCCGGTCGTCCAGGCGTCGGAGAGCTCCACGAAGCTGAACTGCGGCGACATCCACAGCACGATCTCGTCGGCCAGGCGCGAGAGATGCGTCATGCACATGGAGGCGGCGGAGAGGTACTCCAGCGCGAAGTCGCGGTCCGAGACAGCGTCCAGGGAGTTGCGCATCGGCCGTGCGTAGCCCAGGAGTTCTGCGGTGCGGTCGCGGTCGATGGGGAACGAGGTACCGGCCAGCGCGGCCGCCCCGAGCGGGGACTCGTTCATGCGCTCGCGCGAGTCCCGCAGCCGACCGTGGTCGCGCCCGAACATCTCGACGTACGCCATCAGGTGGTGGCCGAACGACACCGGCTGCGCGCTCTGCAGATGCGTGTAGCCGGGCATGATGGTCGCCGTGTTCTGCGCGGCCTGCTCGACCAGGACCTCGATGAGGTGCTGAACCAGACGCAGCGCACGGTCGTTCGCGTCACGCACCCAGAGACGGAAGCTGGTGGCGACCTGGTCGTTGCGGCTGCGGGCCGTGTGCAGTCGCCCGGCCGCGGGGCCGATCAGCTCCCGAAGCCGGGACTCGATGTTCATGTGAATGTCTTCGAGTTCCACCGAGAACGTGAAGTTCCCGGAGGTGATTTCGCCCCGGATCACCTCCAGGCCTTCCTTGATCGCCGTGGCGTCCGCCTGGGAGATGATGTCCCGCTCGCAGAGCATCGTGACGTGGGCGACCGAGCCGTCGATGTCCTGCATGGCCATCCGCTGGTCGAACCCGATGGAGGCGTTGATCTGCTCCATCACCTCGGACATGCCCTCACCGAAACGACCCCGGATCAACCCGCTGCTCTTGCTCGCCTCGTCGTGCACTTTCTGCGCCGCCTTTCCGAAAAGAAGAGAGAAAAAAGAAGAGAGAAAACAGTGCCGGCAAAACCTGCGGCACACTACCTGACGTCGATCTGGACCCCCGCGACGACCTCCCGGCATATTTCGATCGCCTGTGCAGCGGTCGACGCTGTGGTCAGCACATAGCCGACCCGCGTGTGGGAGTCCTGAATCCGGGGGATCCGGTCCCCGACCTTCAGTGGAAGGTGGAACTTGAGAACACCGGGCAGCCCTTGCCACCGCTGTACCCCGCTGATGCCGGCGACCCTCCCCGGCGGCGGCGCGAAGAAACGGATCGCAGCGGCTCCGGCAACCGTGGGTGCCGGTTCCCGGGGCCTGATCCGGTCCAGGGACCACTGGACCAGAAGATCGATCAGATCGTGTCCGGTCGCCTGCCTGACCAGTGTCGGAATCGAGTCTCCGCCCACTCGGGTGTGCGTCTCGATGACCTCCGGCCCCGAAGGCGTCATGCGCACCTCCGTATGGGTGCAACCATCGGTGATTCCCATGACGTCGAGAAAATCGGAGACGTATGTCCCGATGGCCGCCGAGACATCCGGTTCGACCGGCGCCGGTACGACGTGGCCGACCTCCACGAAGGGGTTCTCCGGGTCGTCGTCCTGGGTGAACTTGCCCGTGATCGCCAGCACGTGGTGATCGCCGGCGCAACTGAATGCCTCGACGGAGAATTCCGCACCCTGGAGGAACGGCTCGGCGATGTACTCGTCGGCGATCGCAGGCGGCATGACCGCGTCATCGGCCTGGCGGAAGCACGACACATGCTCGCTTCCCAGACCATGCCGTGGCTTCACGATCACCGGGTAGCCGTGCTCGGCCGCGAAATTCCGGATGTCGTCGACATCCCGCACGACCGCGGACGGCGTGGCGGAGAACGCCTTTTCCCGCAACCAGGAACGCATGGCGAACTTGTCCCGCGTGCGGCCGACCACTTCCGGTGAAAGGCCCCGAATCCCGAGTGCCGCCGTGATTCGTGCCGCGGGCAGCAGTCCGTTCTCCGTGAGCGATAGGACCGCGGTGAACGGAGTCTCACGGTGGATTTCCCGCAACAGCGGTATCAGCGAGGGATCGTCGTACTCGGTCAGAACAGTGCGCCGTGCGATCGGGACCAGCTCGGCGTCGTAGCCCGCCGGTGTGTCCACCAGCGTGATGTCCGCACCGAGCAGACGTACACGGTCGCACAGCCCGGGGCCGCCGCCCACGATGACGACCTGCTTTCGATGTGCCATGTTCAATGCCTTTTACCCCCTCGCCGATACCGATGTCCGCGCGCCCGGACGAAACTCACGTCACCCGGATGTAACCGCCCAGGTCGTCCAGCGACTTGCTGCGCAGCATGGAGAATCCGGTACGCCGGTTCACCGAGAAGGGCTCCGCACCCGGAACGACTCCGTCCGCATCGTCGTGCGCCTGCACCACTTCGACGGTCGCGGGCCGAGGCACCTCGGAGCGATCGTCGTAGTGGAAGCGGATCCCGTGCCATGTGTCCTGCGGTTCACGTTCGCCCGGCTGCCAGCTCAGGCCGGCTCGTGCGTACAGGTACGCCTCCTCGAGCGACAGCCCCTGCTGGAGCTCGACCAGCTCCGGAACATGGTCCCCCGCCGGTCGGGCGGCGGCCTCGATGATGCTGATGCGCTCGGAAGTCATCTTGAACTCCACGTGCATCACGCCCTGAGCCATGGCCCAGCTCGAGGCGATGCGCTCGGTCACCTCGAGCAGTTCACGCCGATGCTCCTGCGGCATGTCGACGCCCGAAATGTGGCCGATCTCGTAGCACGCCGGAAGCGGTGACACGAACTTCTGCGTCACCG comes from the Streptomyces sp. NBC_00443 genome and includes:
- a CDS encoding MFS transporter gives rise to the protein MTDPRTRTGRWRVRIPRPSLRDYLPGNPAGRLFALATLMSSFGTGLFLAGATVFFTTAAGLTHVQLGVGLGIAAFVGLVATVPLGALADRAGARTVLVGALLWRAICFAALAFVQGPVAFTVAASCQAVAQNATGPLTQALVGGIAGEGDRARMMAVVRTVRNVGFSLGALAATPLLLVDDIWVNRGVLIGNAVAFVVSALLMVRLRTPAPAGAATFRNPFTAFRAVGDWRYLALAGLNSVLTLHMTLLAVGLPLWVTGRDGAPEALVPALVFVNTVLAVLLQVPFAKGVTDPRAGVRALRRAGLALAGCAVVLAAPGDTAVSLTVVAALAACVLLTAGELWQAAGAWELSYTYAPDDRRNVYLSVFSLGFAVQDMAGPLLITGVVLAQGPAGWLGLAALFAAASLLPGVVVRRLERSQARGATAPATVSDT
- a CDS encoding ATP-grasp domain-containing protein; this encodes MTTVTGNPAERVTHVLVGYGAFIMAELDRLLPEASVLILEEPHVIDARNIRTAASQYRCVAEVRAAPTQDELNAGDLARTVVRPPRVRAVLPAVEYGVVAAAVLADAWGLPGGGVRAARILRDKRELRRTAAAHALAQPAFAEATGPADVRALRARHGGECVLKPANRQASLGVVLLGPDDDAAAAWHHTVTADEPRLRVNYPDAARYLVEERLHGPEVSVEALVHQGTIGFLNITAKDVLPGRHPVELGHTVPAPPGEADDTLRTAMAGLVDALGFATGILHAEWVLTRGHPHLIECAGRLPGDRIHSLIDLAYGGDGILADLLALMAGEGPVPARTARRGAAITFLSTPAAQGPDTVVHSVTGTDKAEQLDGVEEVSVSAVPGSAVVATTSSWQRAGYVIATGTGPTEAARTARTAASLITVTAGAPAATHD
- a CDS encoding fatty acid desaturase family protein, which translates into the protein MSQNTLSPQLLFQRAAVRGKDEAVFTGKICVLVILVATGVLLSVQSSYVVAAVGVVTLAAAYTHAVELQHQCLHHSAFRSSRMHRVIGVPLGTPMLVSYSHYRVRHLQHHRYLGTPQDTEFFGFDTRKQLTLGALAKGLFDVSRLVAVARDIAQCVPGRWQYDMGQIAPKSRKAIISEYRWFGIFIALLATACVMGEGSLVVRLWLLPFIVAMPMHFLVELPEHVLCDTSSVDVLRNTRSITGSWLTTWFTNGNNLHIEHHAAMNVPINRLRERHTDTREFGLHVQRTYFEFFTIVMREVWKNRKTADR
- a CDS encoding MFS transporter — encoded protein: MTYREIFGIREFRALFVARLFAMTGVVFSSLALGTVMYHETRSPFLTAISLFGGPLVQLVAGRYLLASSDLLRPRTAVVLMAGVSTTTAALQTLPGLNWWMRFLILAGGYAAMAATSGAVIALLSDIVPKESFVLARATMNVTVGGTQIIGNGVGAVLLLVVSPSWLFGIAALGGVTAGVTARLGLPNRPPRAQGKVVERSRRINRELLTSPVIRPLYLMMWVPGGLIVGCEALFIPYARDHAGYLLAAGAAGMLAGDILVGRFTPEAPRDRLIVPLSALLAVPFLVFPLSPPVPVAAALVGLSAFGNAALLPLQERLVGQTREDVRGQAFGLSSTGLMVGQGLGAVLAGGIAQLLAGARSVGWAMNAMAMLSLMLTALLSKGLRRSAPREACVLRP
- the argH gene encoding argininosuccinate lyase, which encodes MPGGRRGGPDRRQVVCRRFCRHCFLSSFFSLLFGKAAQKVHDEASKSSGLIRGRFGEGMSEVMEQINASIGFDQRMAMQDIDGSVAHVTMLCERDIISQADATAIKEGLEVIRGEITSGNFTFSVELEDIHMNIESRLRELIGPAAGRLHTARSRNDQVATSFRLWVRDANDRALRLVQHLIEVLVEQAAQNTATIMPGYTHLQSAQPVSFGHHLMAYVEMFGRDHGRLRDSRERMNESPLGAAALAGTSFPIDRDRTAELLGYARPMRNSLDAVSDRDFALEYLSAASMCMTHLSRLADEIVLWMSPQFSFVELSDAWTTGSSIMPQKRNPDAAELVRGKVGRVHGSLFGLLTVMKALPLTFSKDMQEDKERTFDGADTFELCLKAMIGMVGDMKARVKEMRAAAGAAHATATDLADWLTRELGMPFREAHHITGRLVRLADEHDCSLDELSLEDMQKVDARINADVFAVLGVEDSVTSRRSLGGTSPECVSQQVEEWRARIKQLHVTS
- a CDS encoding ATP-grasp domain-containing protein, which encodes MAHRKQVVIVGGGPGLCDRVRLLGADITLVDTPAGYDAELVPIARRTVLTEYDDPSLIPLLREIHRETPFTAVLSLTENGLLPAARITAALGIRGLSPEVVGRTRDKFAMRSWLREKAFSATPSAVVRDVDDIRNFAAEHGYPVIVKPRHGLGSEHVSCFRQADDAVMPPAIADEYIAEPFLQGAEFSVEAFSCAGDHHVLAITGKFTQDDDPENPFVEVGHVVPAPVEPDVSAAIGTYVSDFLDVMGITDGCTHTEVRMTPSGPEVIETHTRVGGDSIPTLVRQATGHDLIDLLVQWSLDRIRPREPAPTVAGAAAIRFFAPPPGRVAGISGVQRWQGLPGVLKFHLPLKVGDRIPRIQDSHTRVGYVLTTASTAAQAIEICREVVAGVQIDVR